Proteins from a genomic interval of Clostridium scatologenes:
- a CDS encoding PTS fructose transporter subunit IIC produces MLKKLELKKHAMTGISYMLPLVVASGLLIAIGNLAGGNPALISDYKKSYTIWQAAVSLGVFGMGLLPAVMGAAIAYSIADRPGIAPGLLMGMIANAMGAGFLGGMLGGYLAGYFVNFLKKNLKVPVWAQGLLPMMIIPLISSAVIGLVMFFVIGGPIAVASAGLTHMLNNMQGGSKVIFGIIMGAMAAFDFGGPVNKVASLFADGLLLQGVYGPEAIKICASMIPPFGVALSWVIRKARYTKNESDNIKIAFPMGICMITEGVIPIAAVDPLRVIFSCSFGAAVGGAIIMLLNVGSPVPSGGMFIVPAMQNPIGFLIALGTGSVITAILLVILKKDAVEKAVEEEEEEEEIDLSSIKIK; encoded by the coding sequence ATGTTAAAAAAGTTAGAGTTAAAAAAGCATGCTATGACAGGTATATCGTATATGCTTCCATTAGTTGTTGCTTCTGGTTTACTTATTGCTATTGGTAATTTAGCAGGTGGAAATCCAGCTTTAATCTCCGATTATAAGAAGTCTTATACTATTTGGCAGGCAGCAGTTTCATTAGGAGTTTTTGGTATGGGATTATTGCCAGCAGTTATGGGTGCAGCTATTGCATATTCCATTGCTGATAGACCTGGTATTGCACCTGGTTTGTTAATGGGTATGATAGCAAATGCCATGGGAGCTGGTTTCCTTGGAGGAATGCTAGGTGGTTATCTTGCAGGTTACTTCGTAAACTTTTTAAAGAAAAACTTAAAAGTACCTGTATGGGCGCAAGGTTTATTACCGATGATGATTATTCCACTAATATCTTCTGCAGTTATAGGATTAGTTATGTTCTTTGTCATTGGCGGGCCAATAGCTGTAGCTTCAGCTGGACTTACTCATATGCTTAATAATATGCAAGGTGGATCAAAAGTTATATTTGGTATTATTATGGGTGCTATGGCAGCATTTGATTTTGGCGGACCTGTAAATAAAGTAGCCTCACTTTTTGCTGATGGATTGTTATTACAAGGTGTTTATGGTCCAGAAGCTATCAAGATATGTGCATCTATGATTCCTCCTTTTGGAGTTGCTTTATCTTGGGTAATAAGAAAAGCAAGATATACAAAAAATGAATCTGATAACATAAAAATTGCTTTTCCAATGGGAATATGTATGATTACTGAAGGCGTTATTCCAATTGCAGCTGTTGATCCTCTCCGTGTAATTTTCTCTTGTTCTTTTGGAGCAGCTGTTGGTGGAGCAATAATCATGTTGTTAAATGTTGGGTCTCCAGTGCCTTCTGGTGGAATGTTTATTGTACCTGCTATGCAAAATCCAATTGGATTCTTGATTGCTTTGGGCACAGGTTCTGTTATTACAGCAATTTTACTTGTAATTCTTAAAAAAGATGCAGTAGAAAAAGCAGTTGAAGAAGAAGAGGAAGAAGAAGAAATAGATTTATCAAGTATAAAAATAAAATAA
- a CDS encoding LytR/AlgR family response regulator transcription factor, translating into MMNIAVCDDDIEELKEISNFISKNIEELDIAFKIKCFNEGQDLIEYMNFNKDNFDIIFLDIYMKASQGIEIAKEIREFDKECKIIFITSSHEHAIDSYEVRALYYILKPINGEKFSTAIKLAIEELNKENKYIVIANKKGSYKIFHKDILYAESTARLVNLHLKSSEIITFYSKLGDFIKTLEDEKFIKVHKSFIVNMDYILKIEDKFIFIDNYIRIPISGVNLTKVKETYFNYLLKYT; encoded by the coding sequence ATGATGAATATTGCAGTTTGCGATGATGATATAGAGGAACTTAAAGAAATATCTAACTTTATATCAAAAAATATAGAGGAGTTAGATATAGCTTTTAAAATAAAATGCTTTAACGAAGGGCAAGATCTAATTGAATATATGAATTTTAATAAAGATAATTTTGATATAATATTTTTAGATATTTACATGAAAGCTTCACAAGGCATAGAGATTGCAAAGGAAATTAGAGAGTTTGATAAAGAATGTAAGATTATATTCATAACTTCTTCACATGAACATGCAATAGATAGTTATGAAGTTAGAGCTCTTTATTACATTTTAAAGCCTATAAATGGAGAAAAATTTAGTACTGCTATTAAGCTAGCTATAGAGGAATTAAATAAGGAAAATAAATATATCGTTATTGCCAATAAAAAAGGAAGTTACAAAATTTTTCATAAAGACATATTATATGCAGAAAGCACAGCTAGGCTTGTAAATTTGCATCTAAAATCTAGTGAGATTATTACTTTTTATTCAAAACTTGGGGATTTTATCAAAACACTTGAAGATGAAAAATTTATTAAAGTCCATAAGAGCTTTATTGTAAATATGGATTATATTTTGAAGATAGAAGATAAATTTATATTTATAGATAATTATATAAGAATACCCATAAGTGGTGTTAATTTGACAAAGGTAAAAGAAACTTACTTTAACTACTTATTAAAATATACATAA
- a CDS encoding class II fructose-bisphosphate aldolase, giving the protein MYVSMSDMLKKANKENYAVMAINCFNLETVRTVIRAAELENSPIIINIVQEHLIDHCDSELITPIVKTLANRTSIKVALNFDHGEEVLFIKKAIDDGFSSVMVDASRFGLTGNINMTKEVVDYAHPKGVSVEGEIGCLGATEGSAFTADDMYTNPEEALKFARETGIDALAISIGTSHGNYPEGMVPEFDFQRLKTIKELTKMPLVLHGGSGSGKDNILKAVKYGINKINVGCDFMNTNVQAIKARLKENPNVNYYVLMHQIEQDSIDIVRNYIRLSGSSNKN; this is encoded by the coding sequence ATGTATGTTTCAATGAGTGATATGCTGAAAAAAGCAAATAAAGAGAATTATGCAGTTATGGCTATCAATTGTTTTAATTTAGAAACTGTTAGAACTGTAATTAGAGCAGCAGAATTAGAAAATTCACCTATCATAATTAATATAGTTCAGGAACATTTGATTGATCATTGTGATAGTGAATTAATAACTCCAATCGTAAAAACCCTAGCCAATAGAACATCCATCAAAGTAGCACTAAATTTTGATCATGGTGAGGAAGTTTTGTTTATAAAAAAAGCGATAGATGACGGTTTTTCTTCTGTAATGGTCGATGCTTCACGTTTTGGACTAACAGGAAATATTAATATGACTAAAGAAGTTGTTGATTATGCACATCCCAAAGGAGTAAGTGTTGAGGGAGAAATTGGATGTTTGGGAGCTACAGAAGGTTCAGCATTTACAGCTGATGACATGTATACAAATCCAGAAGAAGCCTTAAAGTTTGCTAGAGAAACTGGCATTGATGCACTAGCTATATCTATTGGCACTTCTCATGGAAATTATCCAGAGGGAATGGTTCCAGAGTTTGATTTTCAAAGATTAAAGACTATTAAGGAATTGACTAAAATGCCATTAGTTCTTCATGGTGGTTCTGGTTCTGGAAAAGATAATATATTAAAAGCAGTTAAATATGGTATTAACAAAATAAATGTTGGTTGTGATTTTATGAATACAAATGTACAAGCTATTAAAGCTAGATTGAAAGAAAACCCAAATGTTAATTATTATGTTTTAATGCATCAAATTGAACAAGATAGTATTGATATTGTAAGAAATTATATTAGACTATCAGGATCAAGCAACAAAAATTAA
- a CDS encoding PTS fructose transporter subunit IIB: protein MKIVGIAACTSGIAHTYIAKEKLIRAAKALNHEIHIETQGTIGTEDELTPKDIKEADVVIIAADIKVGGRERFKDKKVIDVSTEIVIKSPKALINKIQQELGL from the coding sequence ATGAAAATTGTAGGAATAGCGGCGTGTACATCTGGAATTGCACATACTTATATAGCAAAAGAAAAACTTATAAGAGCAGCAAAAGCATTAAATCATGAAATTCACATTGAAACTCAGGGAACAATTGGAACAGAAGATGAACTTACTCCAAAGGATATCAAAGAGGCAGATGTAGTAATTATTGCAGCGGATATTAAAGTAGGGGGCAGAGAAAGATTCAAAGATAAGAAGGTTATTGATGTTTCAACAGAAATTGTAATAAAATCTCCTAAGGCACTTATTAATAAAATTCAACAAGAGCTAGGTTTGTAG
- a CDS encoding diguanylate cyclase domain-containing protein translates to MRKKVISMAAAIAVTAILVYTFSRIQKAQIVANNNSNRLLAMQKLVSVSDGIQNELNEGLQYADFFDVIISNNPDTTKETINDYARLILKQNKNIDSVQLAPNAIVSMIYPLKGNEAAMGHNLLNDPERKNYVEQAVEKRIPVTQGPVKSKQGKYLVFNRKAIFIMENEKEKFWGLSIIGINFTKLIEKYEKKLQDENYLFAIKTNKEEKEQKNLWGDYEIFSKDVIVKTIELPDNQWQIAIYPQKGWNQGSSSLQDLSYLFYIVALLGFFLVYWCVNFYQERIEEAKKEVLTGTLNKKAFKAFVQKKLSKKNQNHGMILIDLNNFKYINDKLGHPVGDAVLIEVSKRINGMLRSVDRLSRFGGDEYLVFISNIKSEDTVKQIMDKISERISLPMVIDELHLKIGISAGYTIYSNDGESFDKLYEIADKKMYENKEKNRLFNKSECLND, encoded by the coding sequence ATGAGGAAAAAAGTTATTTCGATGGCAGCTGCAATAGCAGTAACTGCTATCTTGGTATATACTTTTTCTAGAATACAAAAAGCTCAGATAGTAGCAAATAATAATTCAAATCGGCTTTTGGCAATGCAGAAATTAGTATCTGTTAGTGATGGTATTCAAAATGAACTTAATGAAGGCCTTCAATATGCAGATTTTTTTGATGTTATTATTTCAAATAATCCAGATACAACAAAAGAAACTATAAATGATTATGCAAGACTTATATTAAAACAAAACAAAAATATAGATAGTGTTCAGTTAGCACCTAATGCTATTGTTTCAATGATCTATCCATTGAAAGGAAATGAAGCAGCTATGGGACATAATTTGTTGAATGATCCCGAAAGAAAAAATTATGTTGAACAGGCTGTAGAGAAAAGAATACCAGTCACACAGGGACCGGTTAAGTCAAAACAAGGTAAGTATTTAGTTTTTAATCGTAAAGCAATTTTTATAATGGAAAATGAGAAAGAGAAGTTTTGGGGACTTTCTATTATAGGGATTAATTTTACTAAGCTTATAGAAAAATATGAAAAAAAACTGCAAGATGAAAATTATTTATTTGCAATAAAGACAAATAAAGAAGAGAAAGAACAAAAAAACTTATGGGGAGATTATGAAATTTTTAGTAAAGATGTAATTGTAAAAACAATTGAATTACCCGATAATCAATGGCAAATAGCGATATATCCACAAAAAGGGTGGAATCAAGGAAGCTCAAGTTTACAGGATTTGAGTTATTTATTTTATATAGTTGCCTTATTAGGTTTTTTTCTTGTTTATTGGTGTGTGAATTTTTACCAAGAAAGAATTGAAGAAGCAAAAAAAGAAGTTTTAACAGGAACTTTAAATAAAAAGGCTTTTAAAGCTTTTGTACAGAAAAAATTGTCTAAAAAAAATCAAAATCATGGAATGATATTAATTGATTTAAATAATTTCAAATATATAAATGATAAATTAGGACATCCAGTAGGAGATGCTGTTTTAATCGAAGTATCAAAACGTATTAATGGGATGTTACGAAGTGTAGATAGATTGTCACGTTTTGGTGGAGATGAGTATCTTGTCTTTATTAGTAATATCAAAAGTGAGGATACTGTTAAACAAATAATGGACAAGATATCAGAGAGAATATCTTTACCCATGGTTATAGACGAATTGCACTTAAAGATTGGCATTTCAGCTGGATACACTATTTATTCTAATGATGGAGAAAGCTTTGATAAGCTGTACGAAATAGCAGATAAAAAAATGTATGAGAATAAGGAAAAGAACAGATTATTTAATAAGAGTGAATGTTTAAATGATTAA
- a CDS encoding ATP-binding protein — protein MKYILSNTLITLINTIDVHLLLTRKKSIRYCIIIGLIDYLIVLCGTYLCDIFLKQTIFYKYVIFILLCLAFYIYLSLIFEESISKKIFTLFTMWLFSIIILLVSSYIIGLFPIKDPSMYKYLSTLLRTFIEVFMIPIIYLKFRNKYKELLRYITNRVINIISIYSIIIFIFLANYYGFNANKPIKSYDAFNSLMFVLIITLSYAIIFIAASSVNKNVELEYKLKNIDAQIELQKQNYKTLNKSIENYYAFKHDIRHHILAIKSMIDTKKYIAASEYFTKFSKTEICENIDILCKNFTVDSILKYYINIAKDSNIEFKTKMNIPEDINIDVLDLSIVIGNCVENAIEACNKEIDKSEKYINIKSEIKGFNLIIRINNSFNGQVVEKDKIIKTSKKSQEHGIGLSNVRKIVEKYNGFFDVKYTDSEFQVNIIMNFS, from the coding sequence ATGAAATATATATTAAGTAATACTTTAATAACCTTGATAAATACTATAGATGTTCATTTGCTGCTTACTAGAAAAAAAAGTATTAGATATTGTATAATTATAGGATTAATTGATTATTTAATTGTGTTGTGTGGAACATATCTTTGTGATATTTTTTTAAAACAAACTATTTTTTATAAATATGTAATCTTTATTTTATTGTGTCTTGCTTTTTATATTTATCTTTCTTTAATTTTTGAAGAATCTATTTCAAAAAAAATATTTACTCTGTTTACTATGTGGCTTTTTTCCATTATTATATTACTTGTAAGTAGTTATATAATAGGTTTATTTCCTATTAAAGACCCTAGTATGTATAAATACTTATCAACCTTATTAAGAACCTTTATTGAAGTTTTTATGATTCCTATAATATATTTAAAATTTAGAAACAAATATAAAGAATTACTAAGATATATAACTAATAGAGTTATTAATATAATATCCATTTATAGTATTATAATATTTATATTTTTAGCTAATTATTATGGTTTCAATGCTAATAAGCCTATTAAATCTTATGATGCTTTTAATAGTTTGATGTTTGTACTTATAATTACTTTATCTTATGCAATAATTTTTATTGCTGCTTCTTCTGTAAATAAAAATGTAGAATTGGAATATAAATTAAAAAATATAGATGCTCAAATAGAATTACAGAAACAAAATTATAAAACTTTGAACAAATCTATTGAAAATTATTATGCATTTAAACATGACATACGACATCACATTTTGGCTATAAAGTCAATGATAGATACTAAAAAGTACATAGCAGCATCAGAATATTTTACTAAGTTTAGTAAAACAGAAATATGTGAAAATATAGATATATTATGTAAAAATTTCACGGTAGATTCAATATTAAAATATTATATTAATATTGCCAAGGATAGTAATATTGAATTTAAGACGAAGATGAATATACCAGAAGATATTAATATAGATGTACTTGATTTATCAATTGTTATAGGTAATTGTGTTGAAAATGCTATTGAAGCATGTAATAAAGAAATTGATAAAAGTGAAAAGTATATTAATATAAAATCTGAAATTAAGGGTTTTAATCTAATAATTAGAATCAATAATAGCTTTAATGGACAAGTTGTAGAAAAAGATAAAATAATCAAAACAAGTAAAAAATCGCAGGAACATGGCATAGGATTATCAAATGTGAGAAAAATAGTGGAAAAATATAATGGCTTTTTTGACGTGAAATATACAGATAGTGAATTTCAAGTAAATATTATTATGAATTTTAGCTAA
- a CDS encoding pirin family protein → MEKLRKVIKITKGQSAVDGAGVKMVRVFGYNDTKDYDPFLMLDAFDSDKSEDYIKGFPWHPHRGIETITYLINGNIEHGDSLGNSGSIFDGDCQWMTAGSGIIHQEMPKASRRMLGAQLWLNLPAKDKMTEPSYGDIKAKNIPIINEDGTKVHIIAGDYQGHKGAFEGKYIKATYLDVELPANQEWNFINDSENTLFVYIFNGKAIFDPNKSIDNPQDLIDEKQAVLFSHDDKFWIKAADHPVRFILLSAKPLKEEIAWGGPIVMNTKEELSSSFLELDNNTFIK, encoded by the coding sequence ATGGAAAAGTTAAGAAAAGTAATTAAGATCACAAAAGGACAATCAGCAGTTGATGGAGCAGGTGTAAAGATGGTGCGCGTATTTGGGTATAATGATACTAAAGATTATGATCCGTTTTTAATGTTAGATGCTTTTGATTCAGATAAATCTGAAGATTATATAAAGGGTTTTCCTTGGCATCCCCACAGAGGTATTGAAACGATAACTTATTTGATTAATGGAAATATCGAGCATGGAGATAGTCTTGGCAATAGTGGAAGCATTTTTGATGGAGACTGTCAATGGATGACAGCCGGCTCTGGTATTATCCATCAAGAAATGCCTAAAGCAAGTAGACGTATGCTAGGTGCTCAATTGTGGTTGAACTTACCTGCCAAAGATAAAATGACTGAGCCAAGTTATGGAGATATAAAGGCTAAAAATATACCAATAATTAATGAAGATGGAACAAAAGTTCACATAATTGCTGGAGATTATCAAGGCCATAAAGGTGCTTTTGAAGGTAAATACATTAAAGCTACTTATTTAGATGTTGAATTACCTGCTAACCAGGAATGGAATTTCATAAATGATTCTGAAAATACTTTGTTTGTTTATATTTTTAATGGAAAAGCAATTTTTGATCCTAATAAGAGTATTGATAATCCCCAAGATTTAATTGATGAAAAACAAGCTGTATTATTTAGTCATGATGATAAGTTTTGGATTAAGGCAGCAGATCATCCTGTACGTTTTATACTTTTATCTGCAAAACCATTGAAAGAAGAAATTGCTTGGGGTGGGCCTATAGTTATGAATACAAAGGAAGAATTGAGTTCATCCTTCTTGGAGTTAGATAACAATACATTTATCAAGTGA
- a CDS encoding BglG family transcription antiterminator encodes MDNLNGRQIEFTNLLLDSEQFKTIKYYSEVLNVSEKTIKKDLIAVEQYLNKFKVQLEKKHSMGIMIKDVRKAKLLLHNNLQIQELKDKKISINERRIEIIKEMLIKSNSSTSIQKLSEKYYVSKTSIINDFKYIEKWLSLFKLRLEKTVEGTQVKGLEVNIRRAISSLLFEYSNGTKNENTIEELAARLDVVTLNGLSELFEKDKIVYVNRLLLDLEKKYNCKIDEPYYTNLLTHILISMERGSKGKSILKKEKIGDFKSEKDYKEAVLCINKINNDFGMKLDESEVYYLYQYFVSFGLIKEVMESQDKVLNKLDSISIEFRNMMTKCIEEILQINITNDQDIMYKLLLHIRPMLNRMEYDIQISNPLINEIREQYPILLNVCKAAALMASYQLKQKVIPMDEIGYLAVYYQLGLENSYIKKRILVVCHSGYGTSQLLRTKLNRYFPELEIVDNVSASIIKNRNVDDIDFVVTTVPLEFQSKPYILVSTFLNEYDIKNISDFLVSNKNKNEKKKITTKLIGKYLKEELVYFNMSESDMKKEINENYKTCIDFNEINIDRNVKIQLGFHKSECILGLSINDIENNEKQLTFYIAVGDIELMTNMFKEIINFDMKENYANYLRKCTKKKDVKQYFALNSKGGGEMDINLAKVIKKETIKLNMEATTKDEALKELTELLYEAGVLSDKEAFLKDVYYRETLGSTGIGNKIAIPHGKSKFVNKTSIAFGKAKADIEWESLDDKPVHFIILFAVTESDKDSVHVRLLSKVAGKLGDDEVCESLLNATTPEEVYEIFTREEEL; translated from the coding sequence ATGGATAACTTAAATGGAAGGCAAATTGAATTTACAAATTTATTATTAGATAGTGAACAATTTAAAACAATTAAATATTATAGTGAAGTTTTAAACGTATCTGAAAAGACAATCAAAAAGGATTTGATAGCAGTTGAACAATATTTAAATAAGTTTAAAGTTCAATTGGAGAAAAAGCACAGTATGGGAATAATGATAAAAGATGTTAGAAAAGCTAAATTGCTTTTGCATAATAATCTTCAAATACAGGAATTGAAGGATAAGAAGATTTCAATAAATGAGAGAAGAATTGAAATTATTAAGGAAATGCTTATTAAATCCAATAGTAGTACTTCTATACAAAAACTTTCTGAAAAATATTATGTAAGTAAAACTAGTATAATAAATGATTTTAAGTATATAGAAAAATGGCTTTCCTTATTTAAGTTAAGATTAGAAAAAACTGTAGAAGGAACTCAAGTAAAAGGATTGGAAGTTAATATACGTAGAGCTATTTCTTCTTTATTGTTTGAATATTCAAACGGTACAAAGAATGAAAATACTATTGAAGAATTGGCAGCACGGTTAGACGTAGTTACTTTAAATGGGTTATCAGAGCTTTTTGAAAAAGATAAAATTGTATATGTTAATAGACTATTGCTTGATTTAGAAAAAAAATATAATTGTAAAATAGATGAACCATATTACACCAATTTATTGACTCATATTCTGATTTCAATGGAAAGAGGCTCAAAAGGAAAATCTATATTGAAAAAAGAAAAAATTGGAGATTTTAAATCAGAAAAAGATTATAAAGAAGCTGTTTTGTGTATTAACAAAATTAATAATGATTTTGGAATGAAATTAGATGAATCAGAAGTTTATTATTTGTATCAGTATTTTGTATCATTTGGATTGATTAAGGAAGTAATGGAAAGTCAAGATAAAGTATTAAACAAATTAGATTCTATATCTATAGAGTTTAGAAATATGATGACTAAATGTATAGAAGAAATTTTGCAAATAAATATTACAAATGATCAAGATATAATGTATAAATTATTGCTTCATATAAGACCAATGCTAAATCGTATGGAATATGATATCCAAATATCAAATCCTCTTATTAATGAAATAAGAGAACAATATCCTATTCTTTTAAACGTATGTAAAGCTGCTGCGCTTATGGCATCCTATCAGCTAAAACAAAAAGTAATCCCTATGGATGAAATTGGGTATTTAGCAGTATATTATCAGTTGGGACTAGAGAATTCTTATATAAAGAAAAGAATCTTAGTAGTTTGTCACAGTGGTTATGGAACATCACAACTATTAAGGACAAAGCTCAACAGGTACTTCCCAGAGCTTGAAATTGTAGATAATGTTTCAGCTAGTATAATCAAGAACAGAAATGTTGATGATATTGATTTTGTAGTTACAACAGTTCCATTGGAGTTTCAAAGTAAGCCATATATATTAGTATCAACATTTTTAAATGAGTATGATATTAAAAATATATCTGATTTTCTAGTTAGTAACAAAAATAAAAATGAAAAGAAAAAAATCACAACAAAACTTATTGGAAAGTATTTAAAGGAAGAACTAGTATATTTCAACATGTCAGAAAGTGATATGAAAAAAGAAATTAATGAAAATTATAAAACCTGTATTGACTTTAATGAAATAAATATTGATAGAAATGTAAAAATACAATTAGGGTTTCATAAAAGTGAATGTATACTTGGACTTTCTATAAATGATATAGAGAACAATGAAAAACAGTTAACTTTTTATATTGCTGTGGGAGACATTGAGTTAATGACTAACATGTTTAAGGAAATTATAAATTTTGATATGAAAGAAAACTATGCAAACTATTTAAGAAAATGTACTAAGAAAAAAGACGTAAAGCAATATTTTGCATTAAATAGCAAAGGTGGGGGAGAAATGGATATAAATTTAGCTAAAGTAATAAAGAAGGAAACAATAAAGTTAAATATGGAAGCAACTACAAAAGATGAAGCATTAAAAGAACTTACAGAATTGTTATATGAGGCTGGAGTTCTCTCTGACAAAGAAGCATTTTTGAAAGACGTATACTATAGAGAAACTTTAGGCTCAACAGGAATTGGAAATAAAATAGCAATTCCTCATGGAAAATCTAAATTCGTTAACAAAACATCTATAGCTTTTGGAAAAGCAAAAGCTGATATTGAATGGGAAAGCTTGGATGACAAGCCAGTACATTTTATTATTCTATTTGCTGTGACTGAATCTGATAAGGATAGTGTTCATGTTAGATTGCTTTCAAAAGTAGCAGGAAAATTAGGAGATGATGAGGTGTGCGAAAGCTTACTAAATGCAACAACTCCAGAAGAAGTTTATGAAATATTCACAAGAGAAGAAGAACTTTAA
- a CDS encoding ROK family protein, which yields MKKIGIDIGGTQLRCAIFDEDKKIIKKIKFENEKNLGCVKNLNKLIDFINMEKINYEFSGIGIGCPGPLDIKKGKILNPPNLVGWNGFNIVEFFQEKTLIKTKLNNDANVAGLAEAIYGCGKGYESVFFITISTGVGGAYILNNKIIGGANSSAAEINNIIINEDKYSHNGLNAGGLEGQCSGTNIARIASEKSNKNLNTKDVFELYHLKDKIAMQVIEDFCENMAKGIANICAVVDADIFIIGGSVAIHNPEIINIIKEKTMSKVHNPQTLKIELAKFEDDAGLIGAAQLI from the coding sequence ATGAAGAAGATAGGAATTGATATTGGAGGCACACAATTAAGATGTGCTATTTTTGATGAAGATAAAAAAATTATAAAAAAGATAAAATTTGAAAATGAAAAAAACCTTGGATGTGTAAAGAATTTAAACAAATTAATTGATTTTATTAATATGGAAAAAATAAATTATGAATTTAGTGGAATTGGGATTGGTTGTCCAGGCCCATTAGATATAAAAAAAGGAAAAATTTTAAATCCTCCTAATTTAGTGGGATGGAATGGATTTAATATTGTTGAGTTTTTTCAAGAAAAAACACTTATAAAAACAAAATTAAATAATGATGCTAATGTTGCTGGACTGGCTGAAGCCATATATGGTTGTGGAAAAGGATATGAATCAGTATTTTTTATTACAATATCCACTGGAGTAGGTGGGGCATATATACTAAATAATAAGATAATAGGTGGGGCTAATTCTTCAGCTGCGGAAATTAACAATATTATTATTAATGAAGATAAATATTCACACAATGGTTTAAATGCTGGAGGGCTAGAGGGTCAATGCAGTGGTACTAATATTGCAAGAATAGCTAGTGAAAAGTCAAATAAAAATTTAAATACAAAAGATGTTTTTGAATTATATCATTTAAAAGATAAAATTGCCATGCAGGTTATAGAAGATTTTTGCGAAAATATGGCTAAGGGCATTGCTAATATATGTGCAGTAGTAGATGCTGATATTTTTATAATAGGAGGCTCTGTTGCTATTCACAATCCTGAAATAATTAATATTATAAAAGAAAAAACCATGTCTAAGGTTCATAATCCTCAAACTTTAAAAATAGAATTAGCAAAATTTGAAGATGATGCTGGTTTAATAGGGGCAGCTCAATTGATTTAA
- a CDS encoding ketose-bisphosphate aldolase — MLMNMKELLSVAQENKFAVPAFNTSSCMILKGVMEACKEKQAPVIIAIHPDELSFVEDSFIASVKEEAFKCDIPVVIHLDHGGTFEQVLRAIRCGFTSVMIDASHMTFEENIAITKKVVEVAHPLNVSVEAELGTIGTTGNGGEAGADKIIYTDPEKAKEFVDRTGVDTLAIAIGTSHGIYPKDMKPKLRLDLLKTIREIVQVPLVLHGGSANSDDEIAESVKLGISKINISSDIKDAFYKKCRQILTEDLSAREPNAIYPPCIEAMKKVIYHKISLFNDEDKVKHYK, encoded by the coding sequence ATGTTAATGAATATGAAAGAATTATTATCTGTAGCACAAGAAAATAAGTTTGCAGTGCCAGCCTTTAATACAAGTAGTTGTATGATTTTAAAAGGTGTTATGGAAGCTTGCAAAGAAAAGCAAGCTCCAGTAATTATTGCAATACATCCAGATGAACTATCATTTGTAGAAGATAGCTTTATAGCAAGCGTAAAGGAAGAAGCTTTTAAATGTGATATACCAGTAGTTATTCATTTGGATCATGGTGGAACTTTTGAACAAGTTCTTAGAGCAATAAGATGCGGATTTACATCAGTAATGATTGATGCTTCACATATGACATTTGAAGAAAATATAGCTATTACTAAAAAAGTAGTTGAAGTAGCACATCCACTTAATGTTTCAGTTGAAGCAGAGCTTGGAACTATAGGTACAACAGGCAATGGAGGAGAAGCTGGAGCTGATAAGATAATTTACACAGATCCAGAAAAAGCAAAAGAGTTTGTTGATAGAACAGGGGTAGATACATTAGCAATTGCCATTGGAACATCTCATGGAATTTATCCAAAAGATATGAAGCCAAAATTGAGATTAGATTTATTAAAAACTATAAGAGAAATAGTTCAGGTTCCATTAGTATTACATGGTGGGTCAGCTAATTCAGATGATGAAATTGCAGAATCTGTAAAGTTGGGAATATCTAAAATAAACATTTCTAGTGATATAAAGGATGCATTTTATAAGAAATGCAGACAAATATTAACAGAAGATTTAAGCGCTCGTGAACCAAATGCCATTTATCCTCCATGTATAGAAGCTATGAAGAAAGTAATTTATCATAAAATAAGTTTATTTAATGATGAGGATAAAGTAAAGCATTATAAATAA